CTTGTGCAGGACTACTTGGAGCTGTTAATGATCCCTTCTGCGGATTTAGTTGCAGTCACTTGGTGTGATGAGCAACTGCATATGGTCACCACAGTTTCTAACCATGTATTTCGCTTATATGCTAAAGAAATTGATGCTATAGGATCAAATTTGGGTTTTGAGCGTAGGGTGGATTTTAGCCAGGAGATGCTGGCTCCCCTCAACTAGTACAATGCCACTCAGTAGAGTGCTCGGACATGGTGCTAGAACAAGCAGCACTTCAGTTGATGGAAGAGGGTTGGATATGAGCACATCAAAATGTGAGCTACCAGTGAAAAGGTACGGGCTTGTTATTTCCTTTGAAGCGACACTTGGATGTGTATTACTTGCATATTAGTTGAGCATTCTTGACATTGGCAGATCAAAGATcaaatttgatgtttattatctatCGATTACAACTTCTGTTTCGGGTCACTAGGATGGATAAAGTAGTTCCTTGGATAAGTAGAGTGTCTACAAAATGTATGACCTAGGCATTTTATCTAAATATGGTTTGTCTGAAACAGATTTTGGTTCAGTCATCCCGTTAAGagatttaaattttcattattggCACTGCCTTTTTACTTTACCTAAATTAGTTTTGGCATTTGCAGTAGAGGGATGTGAAGTCCTGTCTTTTCAACATCATTAGCTCCATCATACTTGGCACTAAAGGGTTCTTCATTTCATGAATATTTGTCTTCATTGAAATGCATTTCAAGATCAGAAACCTCCCGCTTATTGGCAGACATGGACTCGACAAAAAGACGGAGGTAAacaaacttttaaataaaattactttCATTATTCATGACCCATCACAGCCCTTGCTGTAGTTCTTGTTTTGTTATACAGGAGACGAGGTGCTCGGCATTACTTGAGTACCAGGGCAGTTATATTATCCCCTGAAGATGTTTCATTGTTGGATCAATATAACTTTACTGGCAAGTTATCATCCAACGTTTGATGCTAGTTTCAGAAAACTATAATCCAGGAAAACCCCAACAAAAGTAGACATGGAGTGATGGGAGGATGGTGTGGAAaagtagaaagaaaataaatttggaGTTTGCATGTTTAGAAAGAAAagtgagagaagaaaaaaaaaataagaggGGTGACCATTCTCATATTACTGCGTAAAAACCAATCGAAATGAAATGATAAGAGGAGAGAAACATATGTTAGttcaaattatgcatttttcacttcttttattttctttcctttcactTTTCAACACTATCAAATAATGGAGGGAAAGAATATTGTTTTCTCTTTCTATTTTTCCATCTTTCCTGCTAAACACCACAactatggaaaaaaaatttaaattttcatcctTCTAATTTTCCACCTCTTCAATTGTTGatctttccaattttctttcctaCGTACCAAGCAAAGCGACTCAACTCATGTAGCTAACAAGGGTGATTTGCTCACTTTACTTCATATATTATTTCCGTAAGCCAAAGGAGTTCATAcgaatcttcatcttcttcttgttCTCCCTATCTGGTTGTATCTCTTGGCTCACTTAGCAAGGCTTGTAAACCTGAGGTCATGTACGCAGCAAACCTCGATGTTTTTAAACAAAAAACGACCCCAAAAAAATTGTCATTTCTTGTGTTTCTGGTCCAATCCAAACCGGTTCCATCTTTGCTGGTTACTTGCCTTTTTCAAGGGACCAATACGAGCGGGTACAAGTGGAAGCACTGGTTATCCAAGGGCCCCTAGTTGGCGACAGTAATGAGCCTCAAGAAGCGGGTGTTTCCAAGTACACTTTTTTCCATCATTCATTAAGATCTTCCTAACCGTCTGGGGACCTTCTGCATCCACGAGTTTGTGTAGCAATGCATCAATATTGCAGGTTGCTtaaccatacaaatggtgtcggTAGCTAGCTTATGACCACTAAATGGCAAAACAATTTATGCCTTTTGGCTTCATCTAGTTACTATTAActcaatttttatatatagtacATGATCCCAGACCCagaattttaactaaatttgttTATGCAAAAATAATTTAGCTTCAGTTCTAGTCTTTTACTGCTAACTGGTTTTTTCTCCGTTTTCTCTTCATTATTGAGATGTAAAATGTACAACTTTGTCTCCTCTTCTTTTTTCTGATTGGATAAACAAAATTtggttttttctttattttccttctgtAAAAATGGGTTAATTTGGGGTTCTTAATTTTCAACTTCAGATGGAAACATGTTAAGGGTCAGTTTGCTTGTGAGAAGCATTTTTGGGACAAAAGGTACTTTTAATATAAAGACATTACAAGTTACTTATGAatttttcaaaagtgcttttgggacaAAAATCAATATGTAAACCAAGTAGTCTGATTTGGATCTTAAGATTATAGTACTTCAAACATCACAATTTCTATACTTGCTTCTTCAGTTGCTACTATGTAACTAAACCCAACTCAAGTTATAAGAACTTCGAATTCGAGTCCGACTTTGATATCTAAAACTCAGTTCAAATTTGAGTAAATTTCATTCGAGATAAAAACAAACTTGAAAGCACTCGGTTAGACTTTATGACATACTAAAAAATGAACTTAACTCTCatacttcaattttttattatttcagcctaacttgagttcaaaaatgaaaattttcaatacataactaaaaaaataaaatctcgaTTAAGCTTGCAGCTTGTTCAAATCAAATGTCAAAATACTTGAATCCAACTCAATCAATACTCGAACTTGAGTCAACAATGGTCGAGCTGAACTTGAGTGACTTACAAACTAGTATCGGGAAACAGAGAGTCTGAGCAGCAAAATGGAGAAAATTTCCATTGATTTCATGTACTACATATTTGAGGCACTCTAACAAATAAAGAGATGTAAGAAAATAAATTTCTGTATCTGAGAGACaacaaaatatgttaaaaacTTCCCCAACTGAGTAAATCTAACGTAGAACCGCACAAGGTGATAAAATCAACCTTTCCAAATCATGCCATTTCTTTGTATCATCCAAGAACCCCCATGCATAACAACCTAAATTAGATCTTGTCATCtaacttatcattattatttacaaGGGGTAGTAGTTGTTCCATCCTGTTCCTAGGTGTCCGGGGTGTTCGTGGCGTTCCAGGCGGCTGTTGAGAAAGCAAGTGTCGGACGTACCCGTAAAATGTACATCCCACAAGTGTGATACCACAGCCAACAGCATTTAGACCCGAAATCGGGTTTTTGAATATCATCCATGAAATCAACACAGCAACTGCTACCTGCATCAGAAAAGCGTTTAAGCACCAGAAATCTGCTACAATTTACCACAAAATTTTCAAGACTCTGCGGAATCCGAAAAATACATTCATCTAAATAATCAAATCTACGGTAATGTAAACAACTTAAGCCTAGAACACCACAATCAATGACAGcaattataatagtaaaatgagtCAGAATATGATAAGAATCCCTCTTCACTAGATAAATCTCACCTTAAGGTTCCCAGCAACATTAAATGTTACAGCTGTAGTTGAGTGAATCACGTAAAAGATGGAGAAGTTAAGACAGAAAGCCAGCACTCCAGAGCTGAAAATAATGATGAGAGCTGGCCAGGGAGAAGGGTGTGTCTCAAACCATTCCATAATGCCATTACCTTCTAGTAACATTGCTGGTACTCCCAAGATCAAGGTTGCAAAAGGTGCCATGTAGTAGACAGTGTTTATGCTATAAGAGCATGCACCAAAAATATAAAGTGAACCAAGATCAGAGAACGTGTGAATTAATATGTTGGACCAAAACAGTTCTCCACAAGTAACACATGATAActcttaaatatataaataaataaaaacaaagagcTTTGCTCAAGAAAAAGAATAAGCAAGTCTCTATGTGGTATTACTGAAATCACATTCGTCCACATAGGCTAGGAATGTGATTAACTCTTAAAACGCTACAGCAGTAATATCAAAGCTTTCAGGctaaaaatggaaggaatttatCTCAGCTTTTATTCTGAAAAAGTTTTGATCACAAGTTTCTAAGTTACGATGCATGCATGTCAATTACTTAGCTTAACAGAATAGTTTGCTTAACAGAATAGTTTGTGAAGCACTACTTGATAGTTATGAAATAATGGCAGTAATTGTTGTTCAACTAAATATTTCCTTGTTAATAGTTCAATCCAGGGACACAGAGTGTCGTGTCAACCAGAAGTTTGCCAGTCAAAAGTTATCTTCCTCGAAGTAAAAATCTATGCTAATGGAGATTGTGAAGCCAAGGAAATGGCACTCATTCAATTTGTTAGCGAAACAATATAAActacatgaaaaaaaaaagaatcgtcATACAAAAATGCAGAGGAAAAGATGACTGACAAGTGTAACAAAATTATATGCTAGCTGCAAAAGACACAACACTAAGTTAAGTGTAGAATTAACTAAATTTTTGCATCAAGAATATTCCATGGCCGTCATAAGCTAATTAATACTTTGAGCATGAGCTTAGCTTCAAATCCATTTGTcttatattttaaccttttccaATTTGTCAAAGATGGCCTTGAGAACAAATGACAACAGTACCTATCAAACTTGTATCCATGCAGCAGTGATTCAGCAAGGATAGTCTTTGTAGAAGTAGCTAAACATCCAAATAAGGCAGCACAAAAACCAAACATATTAAAACTAAGCTCTGTAATAGATGTGAGAAGAATTCCTCCGACAATAGGAATCAAAGAGGCCCAAATTCGCCAATCAAAGTACTTCCTCCAAACTAGCCACTGCAAAATAACTATCATGAACATACAAGATTAGATGTGATGACGGCACGCATTCAAGACTTATACCAAGATAATGCGCATAAAAGTTATGATTAAGCTTATAATTTCTAAATCTCACCTGTTGTAGCAGGAGTGAATGACTTTATAGTCTGCATAAAAGAAACTGGGATGTAGCGCAAACTGACATTTCCCAATACTATGTTGACGCAGAATACAAAAGACATGGGAAATATCCTTTTCCAGCGATCTTCAGGATCAACCACTATTAGAGGTTTAAGCTTTAGCACTTTGATTACCATATATGCTCCAAATGATGAAGTTATGAAGTGAACGCATGATACTGATAGAGGGAACTTGAAATCCAATTTCtggaattataaaaatattttaaaaagaattaagaaaagaaaaacaacatcAACATTGTCATATTCCAGAACTTTGTCAATAAGTGTCAAAATCAACCAATTGCAATCTAAGGTACCATTATCCCATCTAACAATTGAATGATCATTGAATGATTATACTTTCTTATGTCCACTACGAAAAAAAGATCAAAGGAAAACATTTAGAGAAAAATAAATTCATGTCAGGTTTTTCGTTCAGCTGAAGAACAGGCGAAAGGATTCGGTTCCCACTTATGCCGATATTAAAGTTGCAGACTATCTCAATGCTCAGCATTAAATCAGGGAAGCAGAAGAGATAGAAGGTGTTTTAAGCACCTCAAATGCTTCCAAAGATTCCATTAAACCGTCCAAAAAATTTAGGCTAATTCATTAAGCTGGAAAATGCACTTATCAAGCCAAAAACTTCAAGGTTTGAGTTTAACCCCGTAACATGCTAAACAGTAAACCCTACTCTTCTCCCCTCTCATCAaacatttatcatataaataaaataaacattataaTACCAATATATGAAGAATCATATGTatacctaaaatttatttattataatccTAGATCTGTAGCTTATGAACGCAGATAAAAGCTTAAAGCGGCAGCCACATTACTAtaacatgaaaattaaaaatgaCAGCATAACCatgattcttgaatctttctTCTAAGATGCATAATTTAAGTCCATAATCAGGCCGGAAGTCtagatttcaaaattaaattaaatactaataAACACGAAAAGAACCTAATACTgttaataatacataatttacaaACTAAACTGTACCAGTTAAAATCTTGCAACccctttaaattatatttttaataatatgtagtgtttaataaattttattgtgcTTAGTTATACTTATACCCCACATCACAACTTCggtttttaatatataattctcGAAAAGGCAAGTTGTACTCTAGCAAAGCATTAACAAGAATCAATCAAGAAACTAGAGCAAACTGAATCGAAGCAGAGAACAAAAGGCATCAAAAGTATATATAACACAACAAAAGAGAATCACATGAACAT
The genomic region above belongs to Gossypium hirsutum isolate 1008001.06 chromosome D05, Gossypium_hirsutum_v2.1, whole genome shotgun sequence and contains:
- the LOC107905010 gene encoding UDP-galactose transporter 1; amino-acid sequence: MEEGRLCQWSVCRSLLAIVQWWGFNVTVIIINKWIFQKLDFKFPLSVSCVHFITSSFGAYMVIKVLKLKPLIVVDPEDRWKRIFPMSFVFCVNIVLGNVSLRYIPVSFMQTIKSFTPATTVILQWLVWRKYFDWRIWASLIPIVGGILLTSITELSFNMFGFCAALFGCLATSTKTILAESLLHGYKFDSINTVYYMAPFATLILGVPAMLLEGNGIMEWFETHPSPWPALIIIFSSGVLAFCLNFSIFYVIHSTTAVTFNVAGNLKVAVAVLISWMIFKNPISGLNAVGCGITLVGCTFYGYVRHLLSQQPPGTPRTPRTPRNRMEQLLPLVNNNDKLDDKI